One genomic region from Blastococcus sp. Marseille-P5729 encodes:
- the mshD gene encoding mycothiol synthase, with amino-acid sequence MSSPVECTALALLDSTMRGVVRALVQRATDHDAVAPISEHQLLRLGADNPAGRWQHLLARRGESVVGYAIADRDAAEAEIVVDPDARRTGVGAALLREIDRAVPSDVVRIWAHGNLEAAQAFARSSGASAERTLWQLRRPLAAPLPPMTLPEQLALRTFDAARDEQAWVQLNAAAFADHPEQGSWTVADLRDREREEWFDAGGFLIAETTAPYGDLQPGELAGFHWTKIHGPTTAELAADPDAASRALGEVYVVGVSPRAQGGGLGKALTIAGLEHLRGKRIPTVLLYVDDDNAPAMALYRRLGFGEHAVDVQYRHSPHG; translated from the coding sequence GTGAGCAGCCCCGTCGAATGCACCGCCCTCGCGCTCCTGGACTCCACGATGCGCGGCGTCGTCCGCGCCCTGGTGCAGCGGGCCACCGATCACGACGCCGTCGCCCCGATCTCCGAGCATCAGCTCCTCCGGCTCGGCGCAGACAACCCGGCAGGTCGATGGCAGCATCTGCTCGCCCGACGTGGCGAGTCCGTGGTCGGGTATGCGATCGCCGACCGCGACGCCGCCGAGGCCGAGATCGTCGTCGACCCGGACGCGCGGCGGACCGGGGTCGGGGCGGCGCTGCTCCGGGAGATCGACCGGGCGGTGCCATCGGACGTCGTCCGGATCTGGGCGCACGGCAACCTCGAGGCGGCTCAGGCATTCGCGCGAAGCAGCGGCGCGAGCGCCGAACGGACCCTGTGGCAGCTGCGCCGTCCGCTCGCTGCCCCGCTCCCACCGATGACGCTGCCCGAGCAGCTGGCATTACGGACCTTCGATGCCGCACGCGACGAGCAGGCCTGGGTGCAGTTGAACGCCGCAGCTTTCGCCGATCACCCCGAGCAGGGCTCATGGACGGTCGCGGACCTTCGCGATCGCGAACGCGAGGAGTGGTTCGACGCCGGCGGCTTCCTCATCGCCGAGACGACCGCGCCGTACGGCGACCTGCAGCCCGGCGAGCTCGCCGGGTTCCACTGGACGAAGATCCACGGACCCACGACCGCCGAGCTCGCTGCCGACCCGGACGCGGCCAGCCGGGCACTGGGTGAGGTGTACGTCGTGGGGGTGAGCCCACGCGCGCAGGGCGGGGGGCTCGGCAAAGCACTGACGATCGCGGGTCTTGAGCACCTTCGCGGCAAGAGGATCCCGACGGTGCTGCTGTACGTCGATGACGACAACGCCCCGGCGATGGCGCTATATCGCCGACTCGGGTTCGGTGAGCACGCCGTCGACGTCCAGTATCGGCACTCGCCGCACGGTTGA
- a CDS encoding M18 family aminopeptidase → MNRSHLEHAEDLVELVASSPSSYHAADAVARRLAAAGFSRIDEQQAFPGEPGGYVLVRDGAVIAWRLPAAASATTPVRIVGAHTDSPGLKLKPQPSMSNQGWQQVAVEVYGGPLLNSWLDRDLGVAGRLVTRDGAQHLVSTGPVMRLPQLAIHLDRQVNDGLALGKQAHLQPVWGLEADGVMAHLAGLAGIDPLDVVGHDLVSFDTQRGAPIGAAGELLACGRLDNLSSVHAGLVALEQAASADEIAMLAAFDHEEIGSASRSGAAGPLLADVLSGIGHALGGGPDELRRAIAGSWCISADAGHAVHPNYPERHDPTHRPLPGAGPLLKVNANQRYASDAHGAALWGRACESAGVPHQVFVSNNAIPCGSTIGPLTATRLGIRTVDVGVPLLSMHSAREMCGIQDPGYLSAALREFFLGR, encoded by the coding sequence ATGAATCGTTCGCACCTCGAGCACGCCGAAGACCTCGTCGAGCTCGTCGCATCGTCGCCGTCCAGTTACCACGCCGCCGACGCCGTCGCGCGCCGGCTGGCCGCTGCTGGATTCAGCCGTATCGACGAACAGCAAGCCTTCCCCGGCGAGCCGGGCGGGTATGTCTTGGTGCGTGACGGCGCGGTGATCGCCTGGCGGCTGCCGGCGGCTGCGTCCGCGACGACCCCGGTGCGGATAGTCGGTGCGCACACCGACTCGCCGGGCCTGAAGCTCAAGCCGCAGCCGTCGATGAGCAACCAGGGATGGCAGCAGGTGGCGGTCGAGGTGTACGGCGGTCCGCTGCTGAACTCCTGGCTGGATCGCGACCTGGGTGTCGCGGGCCGCCTGGTCACCCGCGACGGGGCCCAGCATCTGGTGTCGACGGGGCCGGTCATGCGGCTGCCGCAGCTGGCGATCCACCTGGACCGGCAGGTCAACGACGGCCTGGCCCTCGGCAAGCAGGCCCACCTCCAGCCCGTGTGGGGACTCGAGGCGGACGGCGTCATGGCGCACCTCGCCGGGCTGGCCGGCATCGACCCGCTCGATGTCGTCGGGCACGACCTGGTCTCCTTCGACACCCAGCGCGGCGCGCCGATCGGCGCGGCCGGCGAGTTGCTGGCCTGCGGCCGGCTGGACAATCTGTCCTCCGTGCACGCCGGACTGGTAGCGCTCGAGCAGGCCGCGTCGGCCGACGAGATAGCCATGCTGGCGGCCTTCGACCACGAGGAGATCGGCAGTGCCTCCCGCTCCGGCGCCGCGGGACCGCTCCTCGCCGACGTGCTGAGCGGCATCGGGCACGCGCTCGGTGGTGGGCCGGACGAGCTGCGCCGGGCGATCGCGGGGTCGTGGTGCATCTCCGCGGACGCCGGGCACGCCGTTCACCCCAACTATCCGGAGCGGCACGACCCGACCCACCGTCCGCTGCCCGGCGCCGGCCCGTTGCTGAAGGTCAACGCCAACCAGCGTTACGCCAGTGACGCGCACGGCGCGGCGCTGTGGGGCCGCGCCTGCGAGAGCGCCGGTGTACCGCACCAGGTGTTCGTCTCGAACAACGCGATTCCGTGCGGCTCGACGATCGGTCCGCTGACCGCCACCCGCCTGGGCATCCGCACGGTCGACGTCGGCGTCCCGCTGCTGTCGATGCACTCTGCCCGCGAGATGTGCGGGATCCAGGACCCGGGCTATCTCTCCGCCGCGTTGCGCGAGTTCTTCCTGGGCAGGTGA
- a CDS encoding FABP family protein — protein sequence MTEAIEIPQELPIDAVDVRKGPEIHPRLLALLPLLGVWRGAGQGDYPTIEGFRYGQEIRFWHDGRPFLGMQTRSWVMDADGAFVRPAAREMGFWRPGEGDDFEVVLAHQSGIVEVYVGRARTTTSWELTTDVVARTATAKEVTGNHRLYGIVEGELMYAMDMAAVGQPLQPHLSARLSRVR from the coding sequence ATGACCGAGGCCATTGAGATCCCGCAGGAGCTTCCGATCGACGCCGTCGACGTGCGGAAGGGGCCGGAGATCCACCCTCGCCTGCTCGCGCTGCTGCCGCTGCTCGGCGTGTGGCGCGGTGCGGGGCAGGGCGACTACCCGACGATCGAGGGATTCCGGTACGGCCAGGAGATCCGGTTCTGGCACGACGGGCGGCCGTTCCTGGGCATGCAGACCCGTTCCTGGGTGATGGACGCCGACGGCGCTTTCGTGCGCCCGGCGGCCCGCGAGATGGGCTTCTGGCGACCGGGCGAGGGGGATGACTTCGAGGTGGTTCTCGCGCACCAGTCCGGAATCGTCGAGGTGTACGTCGGCCGAGCCCGGACCACGACCAGCTGGGAGCTGACCACCGACGTCGTGGCCCGGACCGCCACCGCCAAGGAGGTCACAGGCAACCATCGCCTCTACGGCATCGTCGAGGGCGAGCTGATGTACGCGATGGACATGGCCGCCGTCGGGCAGCCGTTGCAGCCGCACCTGTCGGCCCGGCTCTCGCGGGTCCGATGA
- a CDS encoding amino acid ABC transporter permease: MTESPDRRSGSTPATGPARREAGALASRADYDHAEEIKAIPLRHPWRWVFVALLALLAAMLVNNLITNPNYQWELVGKYLYDQRVVEGIRYTLILSVGAMAIALVVGVTIAVMRMSDNPVVSGVAWFYLWVFRGTPVYTQLIFWGLVGVLIPRVGIGIPFGPTWVEWSTPEIVTPFVAALFGLALNEAAYMAEIVRAGLLSVDGGQQEAAAALGMSRGKTMRRIVLPQAMRVIVPPTGNEFISMLKTTSLVSAVPFTLELQAQTRNIAVPIFKPIPLLIVAAFWYLVITSILMIGQFYLERYFGRGSNRVQPLTPIQKLKLRLGIGGPPKQTVDPKGAAVDPDAEIALEQMGPKG, encoded by the coding sequence ATGACTGAGAGCCCCGACCGACGATCGGGCAGCACCCCGGCCACCGGGCCGGCCCGCCGCGAGGCCGGAGCGCTCGCCTCGCGCGCGGACTACGACCACGCCGAGGAGATCAAGGCGATTCCGCTGCGCCATCCGTGGCGGTGGGTGTTCGTGGCGCTGCTGGCGTTGCTGGCGGCGATGCTCGTCAACAACCTGATCACCAACCCCAACTACCAGTGGGAGCTGGTCGGGAAGTATCTATACGACCAGCGGGTCGTGGAGGGTATCCGGTACACGCTGATCCTCTCGGTCGGGGCGATGGCCATCGCGCTGGTCGTGGGCGTGACGATCGCCGTGATGCGGATGTCGGACAACCCGGTCGTCTCCGGCGTCGCGTGGTTCTACCTGTGGGTCTTCCGCGGTACGCCGGTCTACACCCAGTTGATCTTCTGGGGCCTGGTCGGCGTGCTGATTCCGAGGGTCGGCATCGGCATCCCGTTCGGGCCGACCTGGGTGGAGTGGAGCACGCCCGAGATCGTGACCCCGTTCGTCGCCGCGCTGTTCGGCCTGGCGCTCAACGAGGCGGCCTACATGGCCGAGATCGTGCGCGCGGGCCTGCTGTCGGTCGACGGCGGCCAGCAGGAGGCCGCAGCCGCGCTCGGCATGAGCCGCGGCAAGACCATGAGGCGGATCGTGCTGCCGCAGGCGATGCGGGTGATCGTCCCGCCGACCGGCAACGAGTTCATCTCTATGCTCAAGACCACCTCGCTGGTCTCGGCGGTCCCGTTCACCCTCGAGCTGCAGGCGCAGACGCGCAACATCGCCGTCCCGATCTTCAAGCCGATCCCGCTGCTGATCGTGGCAGCCTTCTGGTACCTCGTGATCACCAGCATCCTGATGATCGGGCAGTTCTACCTGGAGCGCTACTTCGGACGCGGCTCGAACCGGGTGCAGCCGCTGACCCCGATCCAGAAGCTCAAGCTGCGGCTGGGCATCGGGGGGCCGCCCAAGCAGACCGTGGACCCGAAGGGCGCGGCGGTCGACCCGGACGCCGAGATCGCGCTCGAGCAGATGGGGCCGAAGGGATGA
- a CDS encoding DUF2993 domain-containing protein: protein MTHPASPDLGRRGRGLRIVIVSVIVLLALLVIADRVAASVAASRIAGELHSRLGTSAEPDVTIHGFPLLTQAVAGSYDRVQISGQGVDADQLDEVDVRLDLRDVQLPLRDALSGDVSDATVGEARVAIDISEESLEHLTGLPITIEGITDEVARLTTSFEVLGQQIELSIDAMVIVQGTMAHLDVQGASAAGIDIPTYVVSQLSTAIGIEFEVPVLVDGMHLDEVTARDGAVVLHASGTDVPMVLG from the coding sequence ATGACTCATCCCGCCTCGCCTGACCTCGGACGCCGGGGACGAGGGCTACGCATCGTGATCGTGTCGGTCATCGTCCTGCTCGCGCTGCTGGTGATCGCCGACCGGGTCGCGGCGTCCGTCGCGGCCTCACGTATCGCCGGCGAGCTGCACTCCCGACTCGGTACCAGCGCCGAGCCTGATGTGACCATCCACGGGTTTCCGCTGCTCACGCAGGCCGTCGCGGGCAGCTACGACAGGGTGCAGATCTCCGGGCAGGGCGTGGACGCCGACCAGCTCGACGAGGTCGACGTGCGGCTGGACCTGCGCGATGTCCAGCTGCCGTTGCGCGATGCGCTCTCGGGCGACGTCAGCGACGCCACCGTCGGCGAAGCGCGCGTCGCGATCGACATCTCCGAGGAGTCCCTCGAGCACCTGACCGGGCTGCCCATCACCATCGAGGGCATCACCGACGAGGTGGCCAGGCTCACAACGAGCTTCGAGGTCCTCGGTCAGCAGATCGAGCTGAGTATCGATGCGATGGTGATCGTGCAGGGCACCATGGCGCACCTCGACGTGCAGGGCGCGAGTGCGGCGGGGATCGACATCCCGACGTATGTCGTCTCGCAGCTCTCCACGGCGATCGGCATCGAGTTCGAGGTGCCCGTGCTCGTCGACGGGATGCACCTCGACGAGGTGACGGCCAGGGACGGCGCGGTCGTACTGCACGCCAGCGGCACCGACGTCCCGATGGTCTTGGGCTAG
- a CDS encoding amino acid ABC transporter ATP-binding protein, with protein sequence MVRASKVSKRFGPVEVLKGIDLEVGQGEVMCIIGPSGSGKSTFLRCINHLEQITAGRLWVDGELIGYQQRGDKLHEMKPAAIAAQRRDIGMVFQRFNLFPHKTSIENVVEAPMKVKGIGKKEAHAKAEELLDRVGLSDRMKMYPSQLSGGQQQRVAIARALAMEPKLMLFDEPTSALDPELVGDVLNVMKELAQSGMTMVVVTHEMGFAREVGDSLVFMDGGYVVEAGDPRAVLTNPQHERTQAFLSKVL encoded by the coding sequence ATGGTGCGGGCCAGCAAGGTCTCCAAGCGGTTCGGTCCGGTCGAGGTGCTCAAGGGTATCGACCTGGAGGTCGGGCAGGGCGAGGTCATGTGCATCATCGGGCCCTCCGGCTCCGGTAAGTCGACCTTCCTGCGCTGCATCAACCACCTCGAGCAGATCACCGCGGGCCGGCTGTGGGTCGACGGTGAGCTGATCGGCTACCAGCAGCGCGGCGACAAGCTGCACGAGATGAAGCCGGCCGCGATCGCCGCGCAGCGCCGTGACATCGGCATGGTCTTCCAGCGCTTCAACCTCTTCCCGCACAAGACCTCCATCGAGAACGTCGTCGAGGCCCCCATGAAGGTCAAGGGGATCGGCAAGAAGGAGGCGCACGCGAAGGCCGAGGAGCTGCTCGATCGCGTCGGGCTCTCGGATCGGATGAAGATGTATCCCTCGCAGCTCTCCGGCGGACAGCAGCAGCGGGTGGCGATCGCCCGCGCGCTGGCGATGGAGCCGAAGCTGATGCTGTTCGACGAGCCGACGTCCGCCCTCGACCCCGAGCTGGTCGGCGACGTCCTCAATGTGATGAAGGAGCTCGCGCAATCGGGCATGACCATGGTCGTGGTCACCCATGAGATGGGCTTCGCCCGTGAGGTCGGCGACTCGCTGGTGTTCATGGACGGCGGGTACGTCGTCGAGGCCGGCGACCCTCGCGCGGTGCTCACCAACCCGCAGCACGAACGCACCCAGGCATTCCTCTCGAAGGTGCTCTAG
- a CDS encoding ABC transporter substrate-binding protein, with product MVATSLTLSACGGTDNSADDGGGSGGDTESSFNLDDVAEDADAAGLVPEDIKSKGTLKVGSDTTYPPNEFIDDDGKTIVGMDIDLIKAIGKKLGLEMAPETAAFETIIPSIGPKFDLAISSFTINDERKQVVDFVSYYEAGTMWAVKEGDSIDPDDACGKKVSVQTGTVQEEDITAKSEECTAGGKEPIDVQKFDSQGDATTAVVTGKTDAMLADLPVTLDAIAKSDGALEEAGEMYDSAPYGIALPKGSTELADAVLAALNSLMEDGTYDDILEKWGAEAGAIDTPEINPGS from the coding sequence ATGGTCGCCACCAGCCTCACGTTGTCAGCCTGTGGCGGCACCGACAACTCGGCGGACGACGGGGGCGGTTCGGGTGGTGACACCGAGTCGAGCTTCAACCTCGACGACGTCGCCGAGGACGCGGACGCCGCTGGCCTGGTCCCGGAGGACATCAAGAGCAAGGGCACACTGAAGGTCGGCTCGGACACCACCTATCCACCCAACGAGTTCATCGACGACGACGGCAAGACCATCGTCGGCATGGACATCGACCTCATCAAGGCGATCGGCAAGAAGCTGGGCCTGGAGATGGCGCCGGAGACCGCCGCATTCGAGACCATCATCCCGTCGATCGGCCCGAAGTTCGATTTGGCCATCTCCTCGTTCACGATCAACGACGAGCGCAAGCAGGTGGTCGACTTCGTCAGTTACTACGAGGCGGGCACCATGTGGGCGGTCAAGGAGGGCGACTCGATCGACCCGGACGACGCCTGCGGCAAGAAGGTGTCGGTGCAGACCGGAACCGTGCAGGAAGAGGACATCACCGCCAAGTCGGAGGAATGCACCGCCGGAGGCAAGGAGCCGATCGACGTCCAGAAGTTCGACAGCCAGGGTGATGCGACCACCGCCGTGGTGACCGGCAAGACCGACGCCATGCTGGCCGATCTCCCAGTGACCCTCGATGCCATCGCCAAGAGTGATGGAGCGCTGGAAGAAGCGGGCGAGATGTACGACTCCGCGCCGTACGGCATCGCGCTGCCCAAGGGCTCGACCGAGCTCGCCGATGCCGTGCTCGCCGCCCTCAACTCGCTGATGGAGGACGGCACCTACGACGACATCCTGGAGAAGTGGGGCGCCGAGGCGGGCGCGATCGACACTCCGGAGATCAACCCCGGAAGTTGA
- the pstS gene encoding phosphate ABC transporter substrate-binding protein PstS, with translation MKRSRTYALAGIAAASSLLLSACSDDSSGSGGSANGDSGGGSDIECGSGDLNASGSSAQGKAIDAWQSQFAATCADVAINYDASGSGQGIKDFIAGQTDMAGSDSALDEEEATQANDRCESGPAINIPLVISPVAVVYNVGGVEDLTLDAETLSKIFSGEITTWNDPAIAALNEGVELPGTTIATVHRSKDSGTTDNFTKYLDAAGNGAWTYGTGKAWAAPGGQGAPDSAGIVSAVNATDGSISYVDAPDAKANDLKTVKLDSGFGGVEMNDESVGKAVDAAERAGEGNDIKLEINYGLKEEGAYPAVLVTYEITCEKGLDEEKAKNVKSFLSYAASDEGQDVLAETGYSKLPEALLEDVRSAIDAIG, from the coding sequence GTGAAGCGCTCACGTACCTACGCTCTCGCCGGCATCGCCGCCGCGAGCTCGCTGCTCCTGTCCGCCTGCTCCGACGACTCGAGCGGCTCCGGCGGCTCGGCCAACGGCGATTCGGGCGGCGGCTCCGACATCGAGTGCGGGTCGGGCGACCTGAACGCCAGCGGCTCGTCCGCTCAGGGCAAGGCCATCGACGCCTGGCAGTCGCAGTTCGCGGCGACCTGCGCCGATGTTGCGATCAACTACGACGCCAGCGGCTCCGGCCAGGGCATCAAGGACTTCATCGCCGGCCAGACCGACATGGCCGGCTCGGACTCCGCGCTCGACGAGGAAGAGGCCACTCAGGCCAACGACCGCTGCGAGAGCGGCCCGGCGATCAACATTCCGCTGGTCATCTCGCCGGTCGCGGTGGTCTACAACGTCGGGGGCGTCGAGGACCTGACCCTGGACGCCGAGACCCTGTCGAAGATCTTCTCGGGCGAGATCACCACCTGGAACGACCCGGCCATCGCCGCCCTCAACGAGGGCGTCGAGCTGCCGGGTACCACGATCGCCACCGTGCACCGCTCGAAGGACTCGGGCACCACCGACAACTTCACCAAGTACCTGGACGCGGCCGGCAACGGCGCGTGGACCTACGGCACCGGCAAGGCCTGGGCTGCACCGGGCGGCCAGGGCGCGCCTGACTCGGCCGGCATCGTGTCGGCGGTCAACGCGACCGACGGCTCGATCTCGTACGTCGATGCACCCGATGCCAAGGCCAACGACCTGAAGACCGTCAAGCTCGACTCCGGCTTCGGCGGCGTCGAGATGAACGACGAGTCGGTCGGCAAGGCCGTCGATGCCGCTGAGCGCGCCGGCGAGGGCAACGACATCAAGCTGGAGATCAACTACGGCCTGAAGGAGGAGGGCGCCTACCCCGCCGTCCTCGTCACCTACGAGATCACCTGCGAGAAGGGCCTGGACGAGGAGAAGGCCAAGAACGTCAAGTCCTTCCTCTCCTACGCCGCGTCGGACGAGGGCCAGGACGTGCTGGCCGAGACCGGCTACTCGAAGCTGCCGGAGGCTCTGCTCGAGGACGTCCGGTCCGCCATCGACGCCATCGGCTAG
- a CDS encoding aminotransferase class IV translates to MTAAADPRFLSVLRRDSESWAVHRHDPDAPLLTAFDYAATRGDGAFEAMHVVNGTANKPGRHLERMARSLHNLEIVGPPYAAWRALVDDLITQWPDDIEGVLKLVISRGQEGGPADQDPTVYGTLVPLEQLLIDQRRDGIDIITLTFGYPAEVREQAPWLLGSTKYLSYAVNMAAKREAAHRGADDVLFTSHDGEALEGPNATILWLEGDALKTTSSHTGILRGTTQEEIFSQAMRHGLRPIVTHATVAEILAADAAWMSSSTRGVAAVKTIDGQQVKQDAEKTRLLQQLSGLPLP, encoded by the coding sequence ATGACCGCTGCTGCTGACCCCCGATTCCTCAGTGTCCTGCGCCGCGATAGCGAGTCGTGGGCGGTGCACCGCCACGATCCGGACGCCCCGTTGCTCACCGCCTTCGACTACGCCGCCACCCGCGGGGACGGCGCCTTCGAGGCGATGCATGTGGTCAACGGAACGGCGAACAAGCCCGGTCGCCATCTGGAGCGGATGGCCCGATCGCTGCACAACCTGGAGATCGTCGGGCCGCCGTACGCCGCCTGGCGCGCGCTCGTCGACGACCTGATCACGCAGTGGCCGGACGACATCGAAGGCGTGCTGAAGCTGGTGATCAGCCGGGGCCAGGAGGGTGGCCCGGCCGATCAGGACCCGACGGTCTACGGCACTCTGGTGCCGCTCGAGCAGCTGCTGATCGACCAGCGCCGCGACGGTATCGACATCATCACGCTGACCTTCGGCTACCCCGCCGAGGTGCGGGAGCAGGCCCCCTGGCTGCTCGGCTCGACCAAGTACCTCTCGTACGCCGTCAACATGGCCGCCAAGCGCGAGGCTGCCCATCGCGGCGCGGACGACGTCCTGTTCACCTCGCACGACGGCGAGGCGCTCGAGGGTCCGAACGCGACGATCCTGTGGTTGGAGGGCGACGCTCTGAAGACGACCTCCTCGCACACCGGGATCCTGCGCGGCACCACCCAGGAGGAGATCTTCAGCCAGGCGATGCGTCATGGCCTGCGGCCGATCGTCACGCATGCGACGGTGGCGGAGATCCTCGCCGCCGACGCCGCCTGGATGAGCTCGTCGACTCGCGGCGTCGCGGCCGTGAAGACCATCGACGGCCAGCAGGTCAAGCAGGACGCCGAGAAGACCCGCCTGCTGCAGCAGCTCTCCGGCCTTCCCCTTCCCTAG
- a CDS encoding response regulator transcription factor: protein MQITMMTRASQPPGEILPALGLLPHAVRAVSPDPGALIDHDCGDAVLVDARLDLAGARTLTRLLSTTGVSAPLLVIVSEGGLVAMSAEWGCDDFILASAGPAEVEARLRFAVTRREAVSEDDLQVVTRGDLTIEEDSYAARIKGRSLDLTYKEFELLKFLAQHPGRVFSRAQLLAEVWGYDYFGGTRTVDVHVRRLRAKLGNEHEALIGTVRNVGYKFVSPSESRSTDTSTPQHSTT, encoded by the coding sequence GTGCAGATCACGATGATGACGCGCGCCAGCCAGCCGCCGGGTGAGATCCTGCCAGCGCTCGGGCTGCTGCCGCACGCCGTCCGCGCCGTCTCACCCGACCCCGGGGCTCTGATCGACCACGACTGCGGAGACGCCGTGCTCGTGGATGCCCGTCTGGATCTCGCCGGTGCCCGCACCCTCACCCGGTTGCTGTCCACCACCGGCGTCTCCGCGCCCCTGCTGGTGATCGTCTCCGAAGGCGGATTGGTCGCGATGTCGGCGGAGTGGGGCTGCGACGACTTCATCCTCGCCAGTGCGGGCCCCGCAGAGGTCGAGGCGCGGTTGCGCTTCGCGGTCACCCGCCGGGAGGCGGTCAGCGAGGACGACCTGCAGGTGGTCACCCGGGGAGACCTCACGATCGAGGAGGACTCCTACGCGGCGCGCATCAAGGGCCGCTCCCTCGACCTGACCTACAAGGAGTTCGAGCTGCTGAAGTTCCTCGCCCAGCACCCCGGGCGGGTCTTCTCCCGCGCGCAGCTGCTCGCCGAGGTGTGGGGCTACGACTACTTCGGCGGCACCCGCACGGTCGACGTGCACGTCCGGCGGCTGCGCGCCAAGCTCGGCAACGAGCACGAGGCGCTGATCGGGACCGTGCGCAATGTGGGGTACAAGTTCGTCTCGCCTTCCGAGTCGCGTTCGACCGACACGTCGACCCCACAGCACTCCACGACGTAG
- the pstC gene encoding phosphate ABC transporter permease subunit PstC, giving the protein MSTTETSVVAPDGAGAPASPPTDPSRHTSKVRAGDRVFRGLSAGSGTVVLIMMAAIAFFLIYRAIDALSANQANFLTYDAWQPDAETPMFGIAALAFHTLITSIIAMILAVPIAVGIALFISFYAPRRVATTLAYLVDILAAVPSIVYGLWGVFFLAPNMSGLVMWLDKYLGWTVIFDYRPENMPNNRSDFTAGVVLAIMILPIVAALAREVFRQVPRTNIEAAYALGATRWEMIKMAVLPFGRPGIVSASILGLGRALGETMAVAYILSAAYNINWHITESGGITFASNIALKYGEADTIGTGALIASGMVLFMITLIVNSLAQAILRRGMVKH; this is encoded by the coding sequence ATGTCGACCACTGAGACATCAGTCGTCGCGCCAGACGGCGCCGGCGCACCAGCATCACCACCGACCGACCCGTCGCGCCACACATCCAAGGTCCGCGCTGGAGACCGCGTCTTCCGAGGGCTCTCGGCAGGTTCGGGCACCGTCGTCCTGATCATGATGGCGGCGATCGCCTTCTTCCTGATCTACCGCGCGATCGACGCCCTGTCTGCGAACCAGGCGAACTTCCTGACCTACGACGCCTGGCAGCCGGACGCCGAGACTCCGATGTTCGGCATCGCGGCACTCGCCTTCCACACGCTGATCACCTCGATCATCGCGATGATCCTGGCCGTGCCGATCGCGGTCGGCATCGCGCTGTTCATCTCCTTCTACGCACCGCGCCGGGTCGCCACGACCCTCGCCTACCTCGTCGATATCCTCGCCGCGGTGCCCTCCATCGTCTACGGCCTGTGGGGTGTCTTCTTCCTCGCGCCGAACATGTCCGGCCTGGTGATGTGGCTGGACAAGTACCTCGGCTGGACGGTCATCTTCGACTACCGCCCCGAGAACATGCCCAACAACCGCTCGGACTTCACCGCCGGCGTCGTCCTGGCGATCATGATCCTGCCGATCGTCGCCGCGCTCGCCCGCGAGGTCTTCCGGCAGGTCCCGCGCACCAACATCGAGGCGGCGTACGCGCTCGGCGCGACCCGCTGGGAGATGATCAAGATGGCGGTGCTGCCCTTCGGCCGCCCCGGCATCGTCTCGGCCTCGATCCTCGGCCTGGGCCGCGCGCTCGGTGAGACCATGGCCGTGGCCTACATCCTGTCGGCGGCCTACAACATCAACTGGCACATCACCGAGTCCGGCGGCATCACGTTCGCCTCCAACATCGCCTTGAAGTACGGCGAGGCCGACACCATCGGCACGGGCGCACTGATCGCGTCCGGAATGGTGCTGTTCATGATCACCCTGATCGTGAACTCCCTCGCCCAGGCCATCCTGCGCCGAGGAATGGTGAAGCACTGA